One window of Oscillibacter hominis genomic DNA carries:
- a CDS encoding replication-associated recombination protein A: protein MNRPLADEIRPRTLDEVVGQTHLLAPGAVLRRIIESGTNANMVFYGPSGTGKTTVANLIAQRTNRTLYRLNATTASLQDIKGIIADVGTLMAPGGVLLYLDEIQYFNKKQQQSLLEFMENGKITLIASTTENPYFYIYSALLSRSTVFEFKQVPPEEVERAVLRGLEIEGHRLGLEINWEKEVPLQIATACGGDVRKAINAVELLCQSAIPENGKLKLTSEDALQVAQRSAMRYDKDGDAHYDILSALQKSIRGSDPDAAVHYLARLLEAGDLLSPCRRLLVIAAEDIGLAYPQAIVITKACVDAAVQLGLPEARLPLAEAAVLLATAPKSNSAHNAIIAAMEDVAHGKTGEIPRQLQNVHADTTGFDNRQNYKYPHNYPNHWVEQQYLPDAIRGARYYEYADNKTEQAARRYWEEIKGKR, encoded by the coding sequence ATGAACCGGCCCCTTGCGGATGAAATCCGTCCCCGGACACTGGACGAAGTGGTGGGGCAAACCCATCTCCTCGCTCCCGGAGCTGTGCTGCGCCGGATCATTGAGAGCGGGACCAATGCCAACATGGTATTCTACGGCCCTTCCGGTACGGGCAAGACCACTGTGGCGAACCTGATTGCCCAGCGGACCAACCGCACGCTGTACCGGCTCAACGCCACCACCGCGTCCTTGCAGGACATCAAGGGGATCATCGCCGATGTGGGGACGCTGATGGCCCCCGGCGGGGTGCTGCTCTATCTGGACGAGATCCAGTACTTTAATAAAAAGCAGCAGCAGAGCCTGCTGGAATTCATGGAGAACGGGAAGATCACCCTGATCGCCTCCACCACAGAGAACCCATATTTTTACATCTACAGTGCGCTTTTATCCCGCAGCACCGTGTTTGAATTCAAGCAGGTCCCGCCGGAGGAAGTGGAGCGGGCTGTCCTGAGGGGCCTGGAGATCGAGGGGCATCGACTGGGGCTGGAGATCAACTGGGAGAAAGAGGTCCCTCTCCAGATCGCCACCGCCTGCGGCGGCGATGTGCGCAAGGCCATCAATGCGGTGGAGCTGCTGTGCCAGTCGGCGATTCCGGAGAACGGGAAGCTGAAACTGACAAGCGAAGATGCCTTACAGGTCGCGCAGCGCAGCGCCATGCGCTACGATAAGGATGGGGACGCCCACTATGACATCCTCTCCGCGCTGCAAAAGTCCATCCGCGGATCGGACCCGGACGCCGCGGTTCACTATCTGGCCAGGCTCCTGGAGGCGGGAGACCTGCTCTCGCCCTGCCGGCGGCTTTTGGTCATCGCGGCGGAGGACATCGGCCTTGCCTATCCCCAGGCCATCGTCATTACAAAGGCCTGCGTGGATGCGGCGGTGCAGCTGGGGCTTCCGGAGGCAAGGCTTCCTTTGGCGGAGGCAGCCGTTCTTTTGGCTACTGCGCCCAAATCCAACTCCGCCCACAACGCCATCATCGCCGCCATGGAGGACGTGGCCCACGGAAAGACCGGCGAGATTCCCCGCCAGCTGCAAAATGTCCATGCGGACACCACTGGCTTTGACAACAGGCAAAACTACAAATACCCCCATAACTACCCCAACCACTGGGTGGAGCAGCAGTATCTGCCCGACGCCATCCGGGGCGCCCGGTACTATGAGTACGCGGACAACAAGACGGAGCAGGCCGCCCGGCGCTATTGGGAGGAGATCAAAGGGAAGCGGTAA
- the trpS gene encoding tryptophan--tRNA ligase: MDGEMRKKRIFSGIQPSGELTLGSYMGAIKNWVALQEEYECVYCIVDMHAITVRQVPAELRRRSVAQLAQYIACGLDPEKNIMFIQSHVPQHAELSWVLGCYTQFGELSRMTQFKMKSKQHADNITAGLFTYPVLMAADILLYQADLVPVGEDQKQHVELCRDIAQRFNGVYSETFTLPEPFIPKLGARIMSLGDPSSKMSKSDPDGCVYLMDKPEEVMRKFKRAVTDSETAVKYDKDAKPGISNLLTIYCAATGKTLEQAEEEFAGQGYGIFKPAVGEAVVELLRPIREESQRLMDDKAYLESVYRAGAEKAGRIADRTLSKVYRKVGFVAR, translated from the coding sequence ATGGACGGCGAAATGAGAAAAAAGCGGATTTTCAGCGGAATTCAGCCCAGCGGGGAACTGACCCTGGGCTCATATATGGGGGCGATCAAAAACTGGGTGGCGCTGCAGGAGGAGTACGAGTGCGTGTACTGCATCGTGGATATGCACGCCATCACCGTGCGCCAGGTGCCGGCGGAGCTGCGGCGGCGGAGCGTGGCCCAGCTGGCCCAGTACATCGCCTGCGGCCTGGACCCGGAGAAGAACATCATGTTCATCCAGAGCCACGTGCCCCAGCACGCGGAGCTGAGCTGGGTGCTGGGCTGCTACACCCAGTTCGGCGAGCTCTCCCGGATGACCCAGTTTAAGATGAAATCCAAGCAGCACGCGGACAACATCACCGCCGGGCTGTTCACCTATCCTGTTCTGATGGCGGCGGACATCCTGCTCTATCAGGCGGACCTGGTGCCCGTGGGCGAGGACCAGAAGCAGCATGTGGAGCTGTGCCGGGACATTGCCCAGCGCTTCAACGGCGTGTACAGCGAGACCTTTACCCTTCCGGAGCCCTTCATCCCCAAGTTAGGCGCCCGGATCATGAGCCTGGGCGATCCCAGCAGCAAAATGAGCAAATCCGACCCCGACGGCTGCGTTTACCTCATGGACAAGCCGGAGGAGGTCATGCGCAAATTCAAGCGGGCTGTCACCGACAGCGAGACCGCGGTAAAATATGACAAGGATGCCAAGCCCGGCATCTCCAATCTGCTGACCATCTACTGCGCCGCCACCGGCAAGACGCTGGAGCAGGCGGAGGAGGAGTTTGCGGGACAGGGCTACGGCATCTTCAAGCCCGCTGTGGGCGAGGCCGTGGTGGAGCTGCTGCGCCCCATCCGGGAGGAGAGCCAGCGCCTGATGGACGACAAAGCCTACCTGGAGAGCGTCTATCGCGCCGGCGCGGAGAAGGCAGGACGCATCGCCGACAGGACCCTCTCCAAAGTGTACCGCAAAGTCGGCTTTGTCGCGCGGTAA
- a CDS encoding glycosyltransferase family 4 protein: protein MVENKLMAYVILALLVALVVSFLMSPLVKKFAYRVGAIDVPKDNRRMHKVPIPRLGGLAIFIGFVVSALLFADITRQMQGILIGSVVIVVLGVVDDITPLPAKFKFLVQIFAALIPVYHGVVIRAVSNPNLFSDNAYWQMGGFSIPITVLWIVAITNSVNLIDGLDGLAIGVSAISATTLLVIALMLSDMQVAIIMAALVGACLGFMPFNMNPAKMFMGDTGATFLGYLLATMSIQGLFKFYAIISFAVPFLILGLPIFDTAFAFIRRIAHGQSPMQADRSHVHHRLIDMGLNQKQAVATLYVISGILGLSAVVLSTSGELKAMVFLVALCIVGAAAARVMFPKEIKEELHDEMEELKEHGRKHEEKDGASAKEEDE, encoded by the coding sequence ATGGTTGAGAACAAACTCATGGCATACGTCATCCTGGCGCTGCTGGTGGCGCTGGTAGTCAGCTTTTTGATGTCCCCCCTGGTGAAGAAGTTTGCCTACCGGGTGGGGGCCATCGACGTGCCCAAGGACAACCGGCGTATGCACAAGGTCCCGATCCCGCGGCTGGGCGGCCTGGCCATTTTCATCGGCTTTGTGGTCAGCGCCCTGCTCTTTGCCGATATCACCCGACAGATGCAGGGAATCCTCATAGGGTCGGTGGTAATTGTGGTGCTGGGCGTGGTGGACGACATCACCCCGCTGCCCGCCAAGTTTAAATTCCTGGTGCAGATTTTCGCCGCCCTGATCCCGGTGTACCACGGCGTGGTGATCCGGGCGGTATCCAATCCCAATCTGTTCAGCGACAATGCCTATTGGCAGATGGGGGGCTTTTCCATCCCCATCACCGTGCTCTGGATCGTGGCCATCACCAACTCCGTCAACCTCATCGACGGGCTGGACGGCCTGGCCATCGGCGTTTCCGCCATTAGCGCCACCACTTTGCTGGTGATTGCCCTGATGCTTTCGGACATGCAGGTCGCCATCATCATGGCCGCGCTGGTGGGCGCCTGCCTTGGCTTCATGCCCTTCAACATGAACCCGGCCAAGATGTTTATGGGCGATACCGGCGCCACGTTCTTAGGGTATCTTTTGGCCACCATGTCCATCCAGGGGCTCTTTAAATTTTACGCAATCATCTCCTTTGCCGTGCCGTTCCTTATCCTGGGGCTGCCCATTTTCGACACGGCCTTTGCCTTCATCCGCCGCATCGCCCATGGGCAGAGCCCCATGCAGGCGGACCGCAGCCATGTGCACCACCGCCTCATCGATATGGGGCTGAACCAGAAGCAGGCGGTGGCCACGCTGTATGTGATCTCCGGTATTCTGGGCCTTTCTGCCGTGGTGCTGAGCACCAGCGGCGAGCTCAAGGCCATGGTGTTTTTGGTGGCGCTGTGCATTGTGGGCGCGGCTGCCGCCCGTGTGATGTTCCCCAAGGAGATCAAGGAGGAACTTCACGATGAGATGGAAGAGCTGAAGGAGCACGGCCGCAAACACGAGGAGAAGGACGGAGCTTCCGCAAAAGAGGAGGATGAGTGA
- a CDS encoding S1 RNA-binding domain-containing protein, which yields MPENKLFLPEGSRSTGPYSLDDLKAAEESGAILEGIVLRCDTQHNLHVSLGGYTGLISRDQAVLPSINGSDREIAVLSRVGKPVCFTVSSIRSDEKGAPVVRLSRRQAQERAMAYLLEALEPGMVIDARVTHLESFGAFVDIGCGIVSLLPIENISVSRIAHPAERFRSGQRIRAVISAVDRENKRFQLTHKELLGTWMENASRYNSGETVRGIIRSVKDYGIFVELQPNLSGLADLKEGFSPGDCVSVFIKSLQPERMKIKLQIIEKLPPFLPQLPYQITDGQIALWRYSPPGFQHDPIETDFTASL from the coding sequence ATGCCAGAAAATAAATTGTTTTTGCCAGAGGGGTCCCGCTCGACCGGGCCCTATTCGTTGGATGATTTAAAAGCAGCTGAGGAGTCCGGCGCCATTTTGGAGGGCATCGTCCTGCGCTGTGACACTCAGCATAACCTGCATGTTTCCTTAGGGGGATACACCGGCCTCATCTCCCGGGACCAGGCCGTGCTGCCCTCCATCAACGGCTCCGACCGGGAGATCGCCGTGCTGTCCCGGGTGGGAAAACCAGTCTGTTTCACGGTTTCCTCCATCCGCTCCGATGAAAAGGGCGCGCCGGTGGTCCGTCTTTCACGCCGCCAGGCCCAGGAGCGGGCCATGGCGTATCTCTTGGAGGCCCTGGAGCCCGGCATGGTGATCGACGCCAGGGTTACACACCTGGAAAGCTTCGGCGCTTTCGTGGACATCGGCTGTGGGATCGTCTCGCTTTTGCCCATTGAAAACATCTCTGTCTCCCGCATCGCCCACCCCGCCGAGCGCTTCCGCTCAGGCCAGCGGATCCGGGCGGTGATCTCCGCCGTGGACCGGGAGAACAAGCGCTTCCAGCTCACCCACAAGGAGCTGCTGGGCACCTGGATGGAAAACGCCAGCCGCTACAATTCCGGCGAAACCGTCCGCGGGATTATCCGCAGCGTCAAGGACTACGGTATCTTTGTGGAGCTCCAGCCCAACCTTTCCGGCCTTGCGGACCTGAAAGAGGGCTTTTCTCCAGGCGACTGCGTGTCCGTGTTCATCAAGAGCCTGCAGCCGGAGCGCATGAAGATCAAGCTCCAGATCATCGAAAAGCTCCCGCCCTTCCTGCCTCAGCTCCCCTATCAGATCACCGACGGCCAAATTGCCCTGTGGCGCTACTCCCCGCCGGGGTTTCAGCATGACCCCATTGAGACCGACTTTACCGCTTCCCTTTGA
- the wecB gene encoding non-hydrolyzing UDP-N-acetylglucosamine 2-epimerase produces MLRVMSVFGTRPEAIKMAPLVRELASRPEIESLCCVTAQHRQMLDSVLEVFDLKPDWDLDIMTPRQTLSTITSKCLLGMDEAIDALKPDMILVHGDTSTTFAGALSAFYHQVPVGHVEAGLRTYDKYSPFPEEMNRKLVTSIADLYFCPTVNNKKNLLKEAVGESGIFITGNTVIDALKTTVREGYRFSTEELNHLPYGKKKLLLVTCHRRENYGEPMRNIMLALRQIAEENEDVELVYPVHLSPVVRQAVDEYLRGAPRTHLIDPLPADEMHNLMARSYLVLTDSGGLQEEAPALGKPVLVLRRETERPEAVAAGTVKLAGVDREKIVQMAEELIRSKEAYARMARAVNPYGDGFACRRIADAILWYFGKSQTRPEDYR; encoded by the coding sequence ATGCTGCGTGTGATGAGCGTGTTCGGCACCCGGCCGGAGGCAATCAAGATGGCGCCGCTGGTCAGGGAACTGGCCAGCCGTCCTGAGATCGAAAGCCTTTGCTGCGTGACGGCACAGCACCGCCAGATGCTGGACAGCGTATTGGAGGTCTTTGACCTCAAGCCCGACTGGGACCTGGACATTATGACGCCCCGCCAGACATTGTCCACCATTACCAGCAAATGCCTTCTGGGAATGGACGAGGCCATCGATGCCCTGAAACCGGATATGATCCTGGTCCACGGCGACACGTCCACCACCTTCGCCGGAGCCCTCTCCGCCTTTTATCACCAAGTGCCTGTGGGCCATGTGGAGGCCGGACTGCGAACCTATGACAAGTATTCTCCCTTTCCAGAGGAAATGAACCGCAAACTGGTGACTTCCATCGCGGACCTCTATTTCTGTCCCACAGTGAACAACAAGAAAAACCTGCTGAAAGAGGCGGTGGGGGAATCGGGTATCTTCATCACCGGCAATACGGTGATCGACGCCCTGAAGACCACCGTCCGGGAGGGATACCGCTTTTCCACCGAAGAGCTGAACCATCTGCCCTACGGGAAGAAGAAACTTCTGCTGGTCACCTGCCACCGCCGGGAAAACTACGGTGAGCCCATGCGCAACATCATGCTGGCCCTGCGTCAGATTGCTGAGGAGAACGAGGACGTGGAGTTGGTCTATCCGGTGCACCTCAGTCCGGTGGTGCGCCAGGCGGTGGACGAATACCTGCGGGGAGCGCCCCGCACCCACCTCATCGACCCGCTGCCCGCCGACGAGATGCACAACCTGATGGCCCGGTCCTACCTGGTGCTGACGGATTCCGGTGGACTGCAGGAGGAGGCGCCGGCCCTGGGCAAGCCCGTGCTGGTGCTGCGCAGGGAGACTGAGCGGCCGGAGGCCGTGGCCGCTGGGACGGTGAAGCTGGCCGGGGTGGACCGGGAGAAGATCGTCCAAATGGCGGAGGAGCTCATCCGCAGCAAGGAGGCCTATGCCAGGATGGCCAGGGCCGTCAACCCCTATGGCGACGGATTTGCCTGCCGCAGGATTGCCGACGCGATCCTCTGGTATTTTGGAAAAAGCCAGACCCGTCCGGAGGACTACCGCTGA
- a CDS encoding M42 family metallopeptidase — translation MELNDHRDFLLNTAKTLLTIDSPSGFTHQVTAKAEEIAQGLGYETRRTNKGGLIILVPGREQGKRIGLCAHIDTLGLMCRAVTERGELMLTKIGGPQLPTLDGEYCRIYTRDGRVYTGTILSLSPASHVFDDALTRPRDEQNMYVRLDEKVRTSADVQALGIEVGDYICMDPKTTVTQSGFLKSRFIDDKGSVACLLTLLKLMSASGMRPRYDTEIHFTVYEEVSHGAATIPADLDELLAVDMGCVGLDLTCSEYQVSICAKDSAGPYDYDLVSRLIRLAKENNVDYAVDVYPHYTSDVAVALQAGGDMKAALIGPGVHASHGMERTHVDGMVETVKLTALYLECGAPDESIR, via the coding sequence ATGGAACTGAATGACCACAGGGACTTTTTGCTGAATACGGCGAAAACACTGCTCACCATTGACTCGCCAAGCGGCTTTACCCACCAGGTGACGGCGAAGGCGGAAGAGATCGCCCAGGGCCTGGGCTATGAGACCCGCCGCACCAACAAGGGCGGCCTGATCATCCTTGTGCCCGGACGTGAGCAGGGAAAACGGATCGGCCTGTGCGCCCACATCGACACACTGGGCCTCATGTGCCGGGCCGTCACCGAACGGGGAGAACTGATGCTCACAAAAATAGGCGGGCCTCAGCTTCCCACCCTGGACGGAGAGTACTGCCGGATCTACACAAGGGATGGCCGGGTGTATACCGGGACCATCCTCTCCCTTTCCCCCGCGTCCCACGTGTTTGACGACGCGCTGACCCGGCCCCGGGACGAGCAGAACATGTACGTGCGGTTGGACGAAAAGGTGCGGACCAGCGCCGACGTACAGGCGCTGGGGATTGAGGTGGGGGACTACATCTGCATGGACCCCAAGACCACCGTGACGCAGAGCGGCTTTTTGAAGTCCCGTTTCATCGACGATAAGGGATCGGTGGCCTGTCTTCTGACCCTCTTAAAGCTCATGTCGGCGAGCGGAATGCGGCCCCGGTATGATACGGAGATTCACTTCACCGTCTATGAGGAGGTGAGCCACGGAGCGGCCACCATACCGGCCGACCTGGACGAGCTCCTGGCGGTGGATATGGGCTGTGTGGGCCTGGACCTCACCTGCAGCGAGTACCAGGTGTCCATCTGCGCAAAGGACTCCGCCGGGCCCTATGACTATGATCTGGTTTCCCGCCTGATCCGGCTGGCCAAGGAGAACAATGTGGACTACGCCGTGGACGTCTACCCCCACTATACCTCCGACGTGGCGGTTGCCCTGCAGGCTGGCGGCGACATGAAGGCAGCCCTCATCGGCCCCGGAGTCCACGCTTCCCACGGCATGGAGCGGACCCACGTGGACGGCATGGTGGAGACGGTGAAGCTGACCGCCCTTTATTTGGAGTGCGGGGCGCCCGATGAGAGCATCCGATAG
- the nth gene encoding endonuclease III, which yields MALRASVKRIIEELKALYPDALCSLDYQKDYELLFSVRLAAQCTDARVNQVTPALFARFPTLESFAEADPAEVGEYIRSCGFFNTKSKDLVECAKVLVNKFGGKVPGTMEELTSLPGIGRKTANLILGDIYHQPAYVCDTHCIRITGRLGLTDGSKDPLSVERQLRACLPPEESSDFCHRMVLHGRAVCTARNPKCESCTLSRDCAYAKAKK from the coding sequence ATTGCATTGCGAGCATCTGTCAAACGAATCATTGAGGAGCTGAAGGCCCTTTATCCGGACGCCCTCTGCTCTTTGGATTATCAAAAGGACTATGAGCTTCTCTTCTCCGTGCGCCTGGCCGCCCAGTGCACCGACGCCCGGGTCAACCAGGTTACTCCGGCGCTTTTTGCCCGCTTCCCCACGTTAGAGAGCTTTGCCGAGGCCGACCCGGCGGAGGTGGGAGAATACATACGCTCCTGCGGCTTTTTCAACACCAAGTCCAAGGATCTGGTGGAGTGTGCCAAGGTGTTGGTGAACAAGTTTGGCGGGAAGGTGCCCGGCACCATGGAGGAATTGACCAGCCTGCCGGGGATCGGCCGTAAAACCGCCAATTTGATCTTGGGCGATATCTACCACCAGCCCGCCTATGTGTGCGACACCCACTGCATCCGCATCACCGGGCGGCTGGGCCTGACGGACGGCAGCAAAGACCCCCTCTCCGTGGAGCGCCAGCTGCGTGCCTGCCTGCCGCCGGAGGAGTCCTCGGACTTCTGCCACCGCATGGTCCTCCACGGCCGCGCCGTGTGCACCGCCAGAAACCCCAAGTGCGAAAGCTGCACCCTCAGCCGCGACTGCGCCTATGCCAAGGCAAAGAAATAA
- a CDS encoding DUF951 domain-containing protein, whose product MELHLHDKVELKKEHPCGSKTWEVLRVGMDIKLRCLGCGHELMLPRSKVEKSIRKILTEEGGK is encoded by the coding sequence TTGGAACTGCACCTGCACGACAAGGTGGAACTGAAAAAAGAACATCCCTGCGGCAGCAAAACCTGGGAGGTGCTCCGGGTGGGGATGGACATCAAGCTGCGCTGCCTCGGCTGCGGGCATGAGCTGATGCTGCCCCGCAGCAAGGTGGAAAAGAGTATCCGGAAAATCCTGACGGAGGAGGGTGGAAAATGA